From Xenopus laevis strain J_2021 chromosome 7L, Xenopus_laevis_v10.1, whole genome shotgun sequence, one genomic window encodes:
- the LOC108696874 gene encoding extensin, whose translation MEMSQLSYPILCYPPPEYYTLYIDPPAYEPPNPSSTTYSDSSLPPYQPSPQSSASIERTSEGSPPDYCELSLPYCINNGSSLHAPPLDPVSTTAELPPPGNYELPPPYCITTHSSLRAPPAPAHQQLELTVQLKANNSFMLFCLFTFIFFPPFGLVCIIYFCKVKWFIHRGDFEKVKTLSVTTNHINKTLFLFSLPLGVTIYTAILLVCVLTSRSALATQKNATHYMTGIDFSP comes from the exons ATGGAGATGTCTCAACTGTCTTACCCTATACTGTGTTATCCTCCTCCAGAGTATTATACTCTGTATATTGATCCTCCCGCCTATGAGCCTCCAAACCCATCATCCACAACATACTCTGATTCTTCACTGCCTCCATATCAACCTTCTCCTCAATCCTCAGCTTCCATAGAGAGGACTTCTGAAGGTTCTCCTCCAGACTACTGTGAGCTTTCACTGCCATATTGCATTAACAACGGTTCTTCTCTTCATGCACCACCTCTGGATCCTGTTTCAACAACAGCTGAACTGCCTCCTCCAGGCAACTATGAGCTTCCACCACCATATTGTATTACCACCCATTCGTCTCTTCGTGCACCACCGGCTCCTGCCCACCAGCAGCTCGAGCTCACTGTGCAACTGAAGGCAAACAACAGCTTCATGTTATTTTGCCTTTTCACCTTTATTTTCTTCCCCCCATTTGGATTGGTCTGCATCATCTACTTTTGCAAG GTGAAATGGTTTATCCATAGAGGAGACTTTGAGAAGGTGAAGACGCTGAGTGTGACTAcgaatcatataaataaaacattatttttgttcaGCCTTCCCTTGGGTGTCACTATTTACACGGCTATACTTCTTGTCTGCGTTTTGACCAGTAGAAGTGCATTAGCCACACAAAAGAACGCTACGCACTACATGACGGGAATTGACTTTTCACCCTAA